A genomic stretch from Gopherus flavomarginatus isolate rGopFla2 chromosome 3, rGopFla2.mat.asm, whole genome shotgun sequence includes:
- the LOC127046452 gene encoding progonadoliberin-2 — protein MACQRPLLLLLFVLLVVSMHLSRAQHWSHGWYPGGKRELDLPQTPEASEEIKLCDGEECAYLRSPRKTIVNTLLADMLARQLQKKK, from the exons ATGGCATGTCAACGACCTCTCCTGCTCTTGCTCTTTGTACTGCTAGTAGTCAGCATGCACCTGTCAAGAGCTCAGCACTGGTCCCATGGCTGGTATCCTGGAGGGAAAAGAGAACTAGATTTGCCACAGACTCCAGAG GCTTCAGAAGAAATCAAACTCTGTGACGGAGAAGAGTGTGCTTATCTGAGAAGCCCAAGGAAAACCATTGTGAACACACTGCTG GCTGACATGCTGGCGAGACAACTACAGAAGAAGAAGTGA